Genomic DNA from Streptomyces sp. GS7:
ATGATCGGGGTTCTGGTCGGCGGTGGAGACCCGCGCGTAGCCGATGAGCATGTGTCGGAATCTATCGGCCGGACCGTTCATCGGTGTTGATTGTCGACGCGAGTTGTCGACACTACTCACCTGCGGGTTCCTGATCGCGGCGCTCAGTGTCGGCAGACGATCGTTTCCCGACACTGAAGATCAGCCTGTCGCATGGCCGGATCGACCAAAGATGCGGTCAGCAGTTGGTGCCCTCCGATGGAGCTGGGCCGAGCGCCGGACGCATCCGGTAACGATCGTCACGCAGAGCTACTTGTCGCTTCATGGCAGCTTCGGGAGTGCAGAGCCCCGTAGGGGGCGAGAGGGCCCCCTGCGGGGCCACAACGCGGCGGAGGCGGCGGGGATTCCCGGGGGTGCGGCACGGCGGGGCGCCCGCGTGCCGTACCTTCCCGGCGCCGCGCCTCCCGGAGCCACGCCCCTCCGGAGATGCCCCCGGAGCCACGCCCCTGCGGAGATGCCCCCGGAGTCACGCCCCTGCGGAGATGCCCCCGGAGTCACGCCCCCGCCGTGTCCGCCCCTTCGGCCGCCCGCTCCAGGATGCGGGCGGCCACCGCCGGCGAGTCCACCAGCGGGTGCAGCGCCAGCGCGCGCAGCGCCGCGGAGCGGTCCTTGAACACCGCGGCCTCCACCGTCGCCCGCTCCACCGCCTTGACCTGGAGCATCAGCCCCAACTGGTCCTCGCGCAGCGGCGCGCAGGGCAGCGGGCGGGCCCCCTCGGCGCCCACCTCGCACACCGTCTCCACGATCGCGTCCGGCGCCAGCTGCGGCACCGTCGTGCCGTTGCGGACGTTGAGGATCAGCCGTCGGCCGGTGTCGTGGACGAGGGCGTGCATCAGGGCCAGCGCCACCCGGTCGTAGCCGCCCCCCTCCAGGTCGTGGCTGTCGCGCTGCCAGCCGCCGCTCGCCTCCCGGCTGTGCGCCATGTATGTCTCCTCGCGCTCCAGCCGGGTCCGCTCCCACAGCTCGTACGCCGCGTCCGGGGAGCCGGCCGCGGCGGCCCGCTCGAAGAAGGAGCCCTGCTGCCGGTCGAGGAACTCGCCGCGGGTCTGGTCGGTGTCCCGTACGGAGTGCAGGGTCTCGCGGCGGAAGTAGTAGTAGTGGAGGTACTCGTTGGGCAGTGAGCCCAGGGTGCGCAGCCAGTCGGCGCCGAAGAGCCGGCCCTCCTCGAAGGAGCCCAGGGCCGCCTCGTCGGCCAGCAGGCCGGGCAGCAGATCGGTGCCGTCGAGGGTCAACGACCGCAGCCAGCCGAGGTGGTTGAGCCCCACGTAGTCGTAGCGGGACCGCGCCGGGTCGGACAGCGCCGCCGGGTCCGCGCCGGCCGCGCGGGCCGCGCGCCGCACCAGCCCCACGGGGGAATCGCAGATCCCGATGACGCGGTCACCCAGCACCTGGGACATCGCCTCGGTGATCATGCCCGCGGGGTTGGTGAAGTTGATGACCCACGCGCCCGGGGCGAGCGCCGCGACCCGCTCGGCGATGTGCACTGCCACCGGGATCGTCCGCAGCCCGTAGAGCACCCCGCCCGCGCCGACCGTCTCCTGGCCGAGCACGCCCTCCGACATCGGGATCCGCTCGTCGCGGATCCGGCCGGCGGTCCCGCCGACCCGTATCGCGGAGAAGACGAAGTCGGCTCCGGTCAGCGCGGCGTCCAGGGAGTCCGCCACTCGTACGGGTACCGCTCCGCGGCGGCCCTCGGCCAGCCGCGCCAGCACCTCGGAGATCACCGCGACCCGCCGCGGATCGGTGTCGTAGAGCGTCAGCCCGGAGACGGAGCGTGCCGGGTCGTCCAGCAGCGCGCGGTAGACCAGCGGCACCCGGAAGCCGCCCCCGCCGAGAATGGAGAGCTTCATGGGGCGGAACGTACCGCAGCATCGGGCACACTGGCGGCACGAGTTGAGTACGAGAGGGGCGAGCGCGGTGAGCACTGGCCGACGCGATGTCCAACCGCCCGCGGGACCGGCCGCCGTGCCGCCGGGCCTCGATCCGCTGGCCGCGGTGCGCGCCGAAGGCGATCCGCGCACCGATGTCTACCTCACCGGCACGGTCTTCCTCGACATCATCTTCACCGGCCTGGATTCCGCCCCGGTCCGCGGCACCGAGTCCTGGGCCCGCGGCATGGGCTCCAGCCCCGGCGGCGTCGCCAACATGGCCACCGCCCTGGCCCGGCTCGGCCTGCGCACCTCCCTGGCCGCGGCGTTCGGCGACGACATGTACGGCGAGTACTGCTGGGAGGCGCTCGAACAGGGCGAGGGCATCGACCTGGAGCTCTCCCGCAAGGTCCCCGGCTGGCACTCCCCGGTCACCGTCTCCATGGCCTACGAGGGCGAGCGCACGATGGTCTCGCACGGCCACGAGGCGCCGCCTCCGGAGCACGCCTTCGACGGCAAGCACGCCCCCGGCTGCCCGCCGCCGTCCCGCGCCTGCATCGCCTCGCTCGTCCCCGGCCGCCGGGAGGGCTGGCTGGGCTGCGCGGCGGGCCGCGGCAGCCGGATCTTCGCCGACGTCGGCTGGGACGACAGCGGCCGCTGGGACCCGGCCGACCTCGCCGACCTGGAGCACTGCGAGGCGTTCCTCCCCAATGCCGAGGAGGCGATGCGCTACACCCGCACCAGCTGTCCGCGGGCCGCCGCCCGCAAGCTCGCCGACCTCGTGCCGCTCGCGGTCGTCACGCTCGGCCCGGAGGGCGCCTACGCGGTGGACGGGCGCAGCGGCGAGAGCGCCGAGGTGCCCGGTATCGCGGTCGAGGCGCTGGACCCGACCGGCGCCGGGGACGTCTTCGTGGCCGGGTTCGTCACCGGCACCCTCGCGGAGTGGCCGCTGGCCGACCGGCTGGCCTTCGCCGGGCTGAGCGCCGCCCTGTCCGTGCAGGAGTTCGGCGGCTCGCTCTCCGCGCCCGGCTGGGCGGAGATCGCGGCCTGGTGGCGGGGGGTGCGCGCCTGCGGGACACCGGCCGCGGCCGGGCTGTGCCGCCAGTACGGGTTCCTCGACGCCGTGCTGCCGGCCGCGTACCGGCCGGCGCCGCTGGCCCGCGCGGTCCCCACCATCGGCTTCCGCCGCCCGGCCTGAGCGGCGCCGGACCCGCCGCCCGCCCCGCCCCCGCTCCTCCCGCCGGGAAATCCCGGCGGGCCTGTCGGTGCCCCGTCGTACTCTGGTAGCGCAAGGAGCCCGGTGCGGGCAGCTCGGCAGCTCTGCCGGGGACCGCACCCGCGATGAGCAAAGGATGGGGGTTGAGCAGGCCGCACGGCCTACCCATGACGCAGACACCGACACACGCGCAGGCGAGCGCTCAGTTCACGGTCCCGGCCAAGCACCCCATGGTCATGGTCCTCGGATCCGGAGACGCGCTGCTGCGCGTGATCGAGAAAGCCTTTCCCGCCACCGACATCCACGTCCGGGGCAACGAGATCAGCGCGGTCGGCGACGCCCGGGAAGTCGCCCTCGTCCAGCGCCTGTTCGACGAGATGATGCTGGTGCTCCGCACCGGACAACCGATGACGGAGGACGCGGTGGAACGCTCGATCGCCATGCTGCGCGCGGCGGAGGACGGCAACGGAGCGGTGAGCGAGACGCCCGCCGAGGTGCTCACCCAGAACATCCTCTCCAACCGCGGGCGCACCATCCGCCCCAAGACGCTTAACCAGAAGCGCTACGTCGACGCCATCGACCAGCACACCATCGTCTTCGGCATCGGCCCGGCCGGCACCGGCAAGACCTATCTCGCCATGGCCAAGGCCGTCCAG
This window encodes:
- a CDS encoding family 4 glycosyl hydrolase produces the protein MKLSILGGGGFRVPLVYRALLDDPARSVSGLTLYDTDPRRVAVISEVLARLAEGRRGAVPVRVADSLDAALTGADFVFSAIRVGGTAGRIRDERIPMSEGVLGQETVGAGGVLYGLRTIPVAVHIAERVAALAPGAWVINFTNPAGMITEAMSQVLGDRVIGICDSPVGLVRRAARAAGADPAALSDPARSRYDYVGLNHLGWLRSLTLDGTDLLPGLLADEAALGSFEEGRLFGADWLRTLGSLPNEYLHYYYFRRETLHSVRDTDQTRGEFLDRQQGSFFERAAAAGSPDAAYELWERTRLEREETYMAHSREASGGWQRDSHDLEGGGYDRVALALMHALVHDTGRRLILNVRNGTTVPQLAPDAIVETVCEVGAEGARPLPCAPLREDQLGLMLQVKAVERATVEAAVFKDRSAALRALALHPLVDSPAVAARILERAAEGADTAGA
- a CDS encoding carbohydrate kinase family protein, yielding MSTGRRDVQPPAGPAAVPPGLDPLAAVRAEGDPRTDVYLTGTVFLDIIFTGLDSAPVRGTESWARGMGSSPGGVANMATALARLGLRTSLAAAFGDDMYGEYCWEALEQGEGIDLELSRKVPGWHSPVTVSMAYEGERTMVSHGHEAPPPEHAFDGKHAPGCPPPSRACIASLVPGRREGWLGCAAGRGSRIFADVGWDDSGRWDPADLADLEHCEAFLPNAEEAMRYTRTSCPRAAARKLADLVPLAVVTLGPEGAYAVDGRSGESAEVPGIAVEALDPTGAGDVFVAGFVTGTLAEWPLADRLAFAGLSAALSVQEFGGSLSAPGWAEIAAWWRGVRACGTPAAAGLCRQYGFLDAVLPAAYRPAPLARAVPTIGFRRPA